A window of the Arachis duranensis cultivar V14167 chromosome 5, aradu.V14167.gnm2.J7QH, whole genome shotgun sequence genome harbors these coding sequences:
- the LOC107489365 gene encoding uncharacterized protein LOC107489365, with amino-acid sequence MEEEEDAQTKKEDAQTNEVVRDKNNYRNLHSNEAESGIEGEFIEPPIQEVLDVGYTPTITQHPNFEIKEVKATKESTEKGILEQEAERKREAEQDLRKETRRRRDLEDKLLKLEADLKTKTARPNREDSPHRDQDPFTKEIMKAKVPKDFKAPDMTLYDGTSDPSHHLSNFRSQMYLTDASDATRCKAFPTTLTKMAIKWFDSMPPRSIVSFDDLAKKFLARFSIQKDKAKHAPSLLEIEQGDRESLHSYMERFNKACLDIQSLPIEAAIMGLINGLRKGPFSHSISKKHPTSLNEVQEWAEKYINMEENSRLGETSKTKLSYPPRDKDKEHRKKEDQPTEKPRKYHNYTPLRVSPVDVYQEVCNTEKIPRPRPIKHKRGGSQTEYCEYHRIYGHTTNECYDLKNVIEKLARKGRVDRFIANKVDEPKKRRRDEEGRRAERPPHTPERHVHMINREFEGGGISKSSRKRHLKEVYHVGESDRSFDLPTITFNQEDATGVISGHDDPVVVIIILANANLHRTLELKAYPNSLFGLGDAPIQPLGYIPLHTTFVKGTRSRTLSIDYIVVNVSSAYNALIGQTTLNQLTAVVSTPHLCMKFPTPEGIVTIKGDQKLARCCYNESMNLKSEPRGKETSAIELGGIRVCEELRPQPEGETEEVQIGDTQEKTINIGMNLKGDLKELLTKLLKDNSDLFAWKAADMPGINSGLMCHKLAVYPGSRPVQ; translated from the exons atggaagaagaggaagatgcacaaacaAAGAAGGAAGATGCACAAACAAATGAGGTTGTAAGGGATAAAAACAATTATAGGAATCTACACTCCAATGAAGCAGAGAGTGGCATAGAGGGTGAGtttattgaaccaccaattcaagaagttcttgatgTAGGGTACACTCCAACCATCACACAACAcccaaattttgaaatcaaagaagtaAAGGCAACCAAGGAAAGCACTGAAAaggggatt CTCGAACAGGAAGCTGAACGGAAGCGAGAGGCCGAACAAGATCTTCGGAAAGAAACAAGGAGGCGTCGAGACCTGGAAGACAAGCTCCTCAAACTCGAAGCGGATCTCAAAACTAAGACTGCTCGACCCAATCGCGAAGATAGCCCCCACAGGGACCAAGACCCGTTTacaaaagaaatcatgaaagctaaagtcccaaaagactttaaagcTCCCGACATGACTCTATATGATGGTACGTCTGATCcgagccatcatctcagcaactttagAAGCCAAATGTACCTCACAGACGCCTCAGACGCAActcgttgcaaagccttcccgaccaCCCTGACTAAGATGGCAATAAAGTGGTTCGACAGTATGCCTCCAAGATCCATCGTAAGCTTTGACGACCTTGCTAAAAAGTTCCTCGCCaggttctccatccagaaggataaagctaaGCACGCCCCAAGCTTGTTAGAAATCGAACAGGGAGATCGGGAAAGCCTCCATAGCTATATGGAAAGGTTTAATAAAGCATGCCTTGACATACAAAGTCTTCCAAtagaagcagccatcatgggacttaTCAATGGTCTACGAAAAGGACCCTTCAGCCACTCCATATCCAAGAAACACCcaacatctctgaacgaggtacAAGAATGggcagaaaagtacatcaatatggaagaGAACTCCCGCTTGGGAGAGACCTCAAAGACCAAACTCTCCTACCCACCTCGGGACAAGGACAAAGAGCACAGGAAAAAAGAGGATCAACCTACTGAGAAGCCCAGAaagtaccacaattacacccctcttcgggtgtcccCTGTAGATGTTTACCAAGAAGTGTGTAACACTGAAAAGATCCCACGCCCTCGCCCAATTAAACACAAAAGAGGAGGAAGTCAGACAGAATACTGCGAATACCACCGAATCTATGGGCACACTACCAATGAATGTTACGACctgaagaatgtcatagaaaaactagCCCGAAAAGGAAGAGTAGATAGGTTCATAGCCAATAAGGTGGACGAaccaaaaaagagaaggagggaTGAAGAGGGTAGACGAGCTGAACGCCCCCCTCACACCCCTGaaagacatgttcacatgataaataGAGAATTCGAaggaggagggatctctaaGTCATCCCGCAAAAGACACCTTAAGGAAGTTTATCATGTCGGAGAATCAGATAGGTCGTTCGACCTCCCCACTATTACCTTCAATCAAGAAGACGCCACAGGTGTCATCTCAGGGCATGATGATCCCGTAGTCGTTATCATCATACTTGCCAATGCCAATCTACATCGAACAttg GAGCTCAAAGCGTATCCTAATAGCCTATTTGGGCTCGGCGACGCCCCAATCCAGCCACTTGGGTACATCCCATTGCACACGACCTTTGTTAAAGGAACACGGTCTAGAACGCTAAGCATAGACTACATTGTAGTCAATGTAAGCTCTGCATACAACGCCCTCATAGGTCAGACAACGCTAAATCAGCTCACCGCAGTAGTCTCCACTCCGCACTTATGCATGAAGTTTCCAACTCCGGAAGGAATTGTTACAATAAAGGGAGACCAAAAACTTGCACGATGTTGTTACAACGAAAGTATGAACCTTAAAAGTGAACCCAGAGGAAAGGAAACCAGTGCTATAGAACTCGGGGGAATCCGAGTTTGCGAAGAACTCCGCCCTCAACCGGAAGGTGAGACTGAAGAAGTTCAAATCGGAGACACTCAAGAAAAAACAATAAACATAGGGATGAATCTAAAAGGAGACCTAAAGGAGCTACTGACAAAGCTCCTAAAggataattccgacctcttcgcatggaaggcCGCGGACATGCCTGGCATCAATTCTGGCCTAATGTGCCATAAATTGGCAGTATACCCcggatctcggccagtacaatAG
- the LOC107489363 gene encoding uncharacterized protein LOC107489363: protein MLTKECSALIQKGLPPKLKDPGSFFLPCTIGNITIDKALCDLGASINLMPYSMMRRLCIEEVKPTHISLELVNKSLVFPKGVIENLLVKVDKFIFQADFVILDLDEEGGDSIILGRPFLATARAIIDIEQGELTLRVNDEKITLNVFQEAQHTVEEKSCIRVE from the coding sequence ATGCTCACTAAAGAGTGTAGTGCATTAATCCAAAAAGGGCTTCCACCAAAACTCAAGGACCCTGGGAGCTTCTTcttaccttgcaccattggaaaTATAACCATTGATAAGGCactgtgtgacttaggagccaGCATCAATCTAATGCCCTATTCTATGATGAGAAGGCTATGTATAGAGGAAGTAAAGCCTACACATATATCACTGGAGCTTGTGAATAAATCATTGGTATTTCCCAAAGGGGTGATTGAAAACCTTTTGGTCAAGGTGGATAAGTTCATATTCCAAGCAGACTTTGTGATCTTGGATCTAGATGAGGAAGGAGGTGATTCCATTATACTGGGAAGACCGTTCCTGGCTACAGCAAGGGCCATCATAGATATTGAACAAGGAGAATTAACTTTGAGGGTAAATGATGAGAAGATCACCTTGAACGTCTTCCAAGAAGCCCAGCATACTGTTGAGGAGAAGAGTTGCATAAGAGTTGAATAA